In a genomic window of Chrysemys picta bellii isolate R12L10 chromosome 23, ASM1138683v2, whole genome shotgun sequence:
- the LUZP1 gene encoding leucine zipper protein 1 isoform X2 yields MAEFTGYKETSNRHLRFKLQSFGRRLDELEEATKNLQKAEDELLDLQDKVIQAEGSNSSMLADVEALRKRVLKIEGKDEEIKKAEELCQLMKEKLEEEESLTQELKSEIEQLQKRMAELEKLEEAFGRSKNDCTQLCLSLNEEKNLTKKISTELEILRMKVKELEASEDRLDKTEHSLVSELEKLKSLTLSFASERKHFNEREKQNEKLIQELTQKLEQNNKLNRADQTRNASNLLERSSNSLLDRNDLRIEDDLTSALPSKETRRKGSLDYLKHVENETRNKAENQKNKNQEDNKVKDLNQEIEKLKTQIKHFESLEEELKKMKAKNNDLQDSYLSEQNKNKLLTGQLEEIKIQIKKQKDMENGEVESEEMSFPSRIRHDRPKYRGITAEPAISKHKSRELSPQHRRERTRNREFSSNNDSYTTSSKQVPSPSLITRRTVKASSTSALLDTVITDTKRMEDKSAVATYLSMQKDSGAPQNEVKKSREQPSVLSRYPPAAHEHKSWKASSKPGNESGLKTKVEKPSQIFSDVCQGNSDEKSSKGEMTVSLTEKMKTSQAEMSDLCVEIPFMKSNHAPSNETASSYRNHISSQMLAAESTSSKAEAATVSVLSHRQSPEGKSKRTINSQEREFTDTFHENTKPPTLIKYSNSSRSQEDILQILTIQGKEGMDQSAPSVTGQTNVGIKSDSLRSKAIKPASHEKLSTDEEIGKSTNAATESELETRKKPSSREFSSSRGVLRASLFENDKNTGNEDDPPKSIKTSADAASVGLKSRRSFSPREALRSKAIIKPVIIEKDMKEVMGGAGSEEYSQKQKSLFKTVTNKMTSSITIFPSEPANTRTNTNEAAKERHTSTSNIRVTPNELSTITNNISTPFDISINKSDAALKLSEADKIGDLALRNRTETLISRSSIMIKPSELIEKNNCEPSLESIHWKSHGSLEADSPETKHITLRSSWRTRRGLQSLEDSQIKVEKNTASTRTKACKSSTDLSETEGANARIHLLEQNSRKSRATINSWNTPELEFRRTQSSLSASELSTRRSYVHDPITASTWNRMTLTGVRYRTLNLLPVQDHAITNFGSSNTMIQLPAPQITSLSVK; encoded by the coding sequence atggcagaATTTACAGGTTATAAGGAGACTTCAAATCGCCACCTTCGATTCAAGTTACAGAGCTTTGGCCGTCGTCTTGATGAACTGGAAGAAGCAACAAAAAATCTCCAGAAAGCAGAGGATGAGCTTCTTGACCTTCAGGACAAGGTTATCCAGGCAGAAGGCAGCAATTCTAGCATGCTGGCTGACGTAGAAGCTCTGAGAAAAAGAGTGCTGAAAATTGAAGGCAAGgatgaagaaataaaaaaagctgAAGAGCTCTGTCAGTTGATGAAGGAaaaactggaggaggaggaaagtctCACTCAAGAACTTAAATCAGAAATTGAACAGCTTCAGAAGAGAATGGCAGAACTGGAAAAACTGGAGGAAGCTTTCGGCAGGAGCAAGAATGATTGTACTCAGCTGTGTCTGAGccttaatgaagaaaaaaatttgACCAAAAAAATATCTACAGAGTTGGAAATACTTAGGATGAAAGTAAAAGAACTTGAAGCATCTGAAGACAGACTGGATAAAACTGAACATAGTTTAGTAAGTGAGTTAGAAAAGCTGAAATCTTTAACACTGAGCTTTGCTAGTGAAAGAAAACACTTCAATGAAAGAGAAAAGCAGAATGAAAAATTAATCCAGGAGCTAACACAAAAACTAGAACAAAACAACAAACTAAATAGGGCAGATCAAACTAGAAATGCATCAAACCTGCTAGAAAGATCATCAAATAGTCTTCTGGATAGAAATGACCTGAGAATTGAAGATGACTTGACCTCTGCATTGCCCTCTAAAGAAACCAGAAGAAAGGGAAGCTTGGATTACCTAAAGCATGTAGAAAATGAAACCAGAAATAAAGCAGAAAATCAAAAGAATAAAAATCAAGAAGACAACAAAGTGAAAGATCTCAACCAGGAAATTGAGAAACTTAAAActcaaattaaacattttgaatcTTTAGAAGAAGaacttaaaaaaatgaaagccaaAAATAATGACCTGCAAGATAGTTATCTGAGTGAACAGAATAAAAACAAGCTCCTGACTGGTCAATTGGAAGAAATTAAAAttcaaataaagaaacaaaaggatATGGAGAATGGTGAGGTGGAAAGTGAAGAAATGAGCTTCCCCAGCAGAATTAGACATGACAGACCTAAATACAGAGGTATCACAGCTGAGCCGGCAATTTCAAAACACAAGTCACGGGAGCTTTCACCTCAACATAGACGAGAAAGGACACGGAACAGAGAATTCTCTTCCAATAATGACAGTTATACCACAAGTAGCAAGCAAGTTCCCAGTCCAAGTTTAATTACTAGGAGAACAGTAAAGGCATCTAGTACATCTGCTCTACTAGACACTGTGATTACTGATACAAAAAGAATGGAAGACAAATCAGCAGTTGCTACATATTTATCTATGCAGAAAGATAGTGGTGCTCCACAAAATGAAGTGAAGAAATCGAGAGAGCAGCCATCTGTGCTGAGTCGATACCCACCGGCTGCACATGAGCACAAATCTTGGAAAGCATCTTCCAAACCTGGGAATGAAAGTGGACTGAAGACCAAAGTTGAAAAGCCATCTCAAATATTTAGTGATGTTTGCCAAGGTAACTCTGATGAAAAATCAAGCAAAGGAGAAATGACTGTATCTTTGACTGAAAAGATGAAAACAAGCCAAGCAGAGATGTCTGATCTATGTGTAGAGATACCCTTTATGAAAAGTAACCATGCACCATCCAATGAAACAGCTTCATCATATAGAAACCATATCTCTTCTCAGATGTTAGCAGCTGAATCCACCAGCTCTAAAGCAGAAGCAGCAACAGTCTCTGTTTTATCTCACAGACAGTCCCCAGAAGGGAAATCTAAACGAACAATAAACTCCCAAGAAAGAGAATTTACAGACACTTTTCATGAAAATACAAAGCCTCCAACTTTAATAAAGTATTCAAACAGCTCAAGAAGTCAAGAAGACATCTTACAGATTCTCACAATTCAAGGTAAGGAAGGAATGGACCAATCTGCACCATCAGTTACAGGTCAGACAAATGTTGGCATAAAATCTGACTCTTTGAGATCCAAAGCCATCAAACCAGCTAGCCATGAAAAACTTAGTACAGATGAGGAGATTGGTAAAAGCACCAATGCTGCCACTGAATCAGAACTGGAGACGAGAAAGAAACCCAGTTCCAGAGAATTCTCAAGCTCCAGAGGAGTTCTCAGAGCATCTCTCTTTGAAAATGATAAAAATACTGGAAATGAAGATGACCCCCCCAAATCCATAAAGACATCTGCAGATGCCGCCAGCGTAGGATTGAAATCCAGAAGGTCATTCAGCCCTAGAGAAGCTTTGAGATCAAAAGCCATCATTAAACCTGTAATAATTGAAAAGGACATGAAAGAAGTAATGGGAGGGGCTGGGTCTGAGGAATACTCTCAAAAACAGAAATCTCTCTTTAAAACTGTGACAAATAAAATGACAAGCAGCATAACAATCTTCCCCTCTGAGCCAGCCAACACAAGGACCAACACAAATGAAGCCGCAAAGGAAAGACATACTTCTACCAGCAATATTCGAGTCACTCCAAATGAGCTATCAACCATAACAAACAACATCAGCACACCCTTTGATATCTCAATTAATAAGAGTGATGCTGCTCTGAAATTATCTGAGGCAGATAAAATTGGGGATTTAGCTCTGAGAAACAGGACGGAAACACTAATCTCAAGAAGCAGTATTATGATAAAACCTTCTGAACTCATTGAGAAGAACAATTGTGAGCCATCCTTAGAATCAATCCACTGGAAAAGCCATGGGTCTTTAGAAGCAGATTCACCAGAGACAAAACACATCACTCTGAGAAGTTCTTGGAGGACAAGGCGGGGATTACAATCTTTGGAAGACTCTCAGATCAAAGTGGAAAAAAATACAGCTTCAACTCGTACAAAGGCATGCAAGTCATCTACAGACCTCTCTGAAACGGAAGGGGCCAATGCAAGAATACATTTACTTGAGCAGAATTCAAGAAAGTCCAGGGCCACTATTAATTCTTGGAATACCCCTGAATTAGAATTCCGAAGGACCCAAAGTAGCTTGAGTGCATCTGAGCTATCTACTCGAAGGAGCTACGTCCATGATCCTATCACTGCTTCTACTTGGAATCGCATGACATTAACA